A DNA window from Dehalococcoidia bacterium contains the following coding sequences:
- the rpsU gene encoding 30S ribosomal protein S21 has protein sequence MAYVTLREGEDPEGLLKRFQTGMQRSGILRELRNRRFFRSKGEQMRLDKQRSLRRIRRRRRR, from the coding sequence TTGGCATATGTAACGCTTCGGGAAGGCGAAGACCCAGAAGGCCTTCTCAAACGCTTCCAGACGGGAATGCAGCGATCCGGGATCCTGCGTGAACTGAGAAATCGCCGGTTCTTCCGCTCCAAGGGAGAGCAGATGAGGCTAGACAAGCAGCGCAGCCTGCGACGCATCAGGCGCCGACGCCGTCGCTAG